CGAGTTAACTCCGATTGTAACCCTGATTGAACGTGTTCGACCACCATGCCAGAATCTAAAGCCGAGAGTCTGACTCGAAGCTGACTAGCTTGGCTTTCAAGGGAGAGTAAAGAAAGTAAAAGCATTAAAAATACGACTGATGGTATGCCAATATGCTGGTGTGATAGGTGTGATCGGTGTGATCGTTCCATGATATGACCTTCTCGCATTATGCTTTCCTTAGCTATTTAATACTGTCGAGGTAAGGTAGTTAATTTAACACACAATCTTTTAATAAATAATGTAATGCATCACATTTTCCCATGCCTAAAAATGAGTTACCATCAAGTACATAATAATAGATTATTGAGCAATGATCTTAACAATATAAATAAGGAAGCAATATGTTCTGGAGCAAAACACTAAAGTTAGCCGGACTTACATCGCTAATGATGTTCACGACGGCACAAGCGGCAACGTTTGATAAACCTGAAACAGATATTAAATATCGTCAATCCGCATTAACCATGATCGCAATTAACTTTTCTGACATGGCTGATATGGTTAAAGGGAAGAAGGAATGGAATGATGAAACATTCCAGCTTCGTTCTGAACAGTTAGCACAACTGATTCCGATGGCTCAGCACGGTTTTAGTGCAAGCGATAGCCAAACTGGTGACACTAAAGCGAAAGCTGCAATCTGGACAGATGCCGATGGCTTTGCCGCTAAATTTAGCCAGTTTAATAAAGATGCACTATACTTAGCGACAGTTGCAAAAGAAGGTAATCGAGGTCAAATCAAAAAAGCATTTGGTCAAACAGCGAAAAACTGTAAGTCTTGTCATAGCGATTATAAACTTAAGTAATAACGAATATAATAAAGAAAGGCGAACAAATGTATTTGTTCGCCTTTCTTTGTTTTAGCGCATTAATTCACACCAAAAATTAATGATTACACGCTATCTATGATGGTGCTAGTTTGTCTCTGCGGTGCATTCGCTAACCAAGGCGACAAATGTTTTTGTAACATTAACGTTAATACTTGTTTACTCACTGGTTTCGCCATGAAATCATCCATCCCAGCGATAAAACATTTATCTTTTTCTGTTTGTAATACATTAGCAGTTAATGCCACGATCGGAATATGCAGACCAACAGGTTCACTTTCTCGAATAATCTTTGTTGCTTCAAAACCATCAAGCACTGGCATCTGGCAATCCATCAATATTAAATTGAATGTTTGCTCTTTACATAAATCTACCGCAATTTGGCCGTTATCGGCAATCGTTACCTCAATACCGAGCTTTTGTAACATCATCTGAGTCACTTTCTGGTTGATAAATGTATCTTCAACCAAGAGCACTTTCATTACATCGCTGGCGGCCGTTTGATCTACAACCTTTTCGGCTTGTTCTGCCTCCTCATTAAGCATAGTTTTAAGGACCACATTTTTTAATGTATCAGCTTTATAAGGACGACTTAAAAAAGCTTTTATACCAAGTTTTTTGGCTAATACATCATCACCGATTTGCGCATCTGCAGACATCATCATTAAGCGAGGTGTGAGTTCAGCAAATTCATCTTGTAATTGTTTTGCCACCGTAAAACCATCCAAATTGGGCATGATTTTATCAATAATAACCAAATCAAATGGCTTCCCTTTATCTAAGGCATCAAGCACAATTTGTTTGGTTAAACACGGGTCATCGCAAGATACAGATGTCGCGCCAAAACTTTTCAATTGCGCAGAGGTAATACGCATATTTAGCATACTGTCATCGACAAGTAATATTGACAGTCCAGCAAGGCTTTGTTCTATATCCTTCCCGTGTAAAAGCTCATCAATACATTCAAATTCAGCGGTAAATTCAAATCGACTACCTTTACCCGGCTTACTGTAAACTATAATGTCACTGTCCATTAATTGGACAATACTACGGCAGATCGCTAAACCTAATCCCGTACCACCATAATTACGTGTTGTGCTGCCATCAGCTTGTTGAAATTTATCAAATATTTTTTGTTGGTTTTCAGCGGCAATACCGATACCAGTATCAATAATTTGGAACATGACCCCTGCACTATTATTTTCACGTAGCATTAGCTTGATATTAAGATGCACGTAGCCTTCAGAGGTAAATTTGATCGCATTAGATAAAAGGTTATTTAATACTTGGCGTAATTGCGTGATATCACCGAGTACCATATCTGGTACTTGTTCATCAATATGACACACTAAAGCAATTTGCTTCTGTCCAGCTATAATTGAAAAATTAGCTTCAATTTCTTTACATAATTCAAATAAATTCAGCGGGTTTGTTGCCAGCACAAGTTGCCCTGATTCAATTTTAGAGAAATCAAGAATATCGTTAATTAAATCCAGTAGCGTAATCGAAGAAGAGTAAAGCATATCAACAAACTCTTTCTGTTCACTATCCATTGGCATGTCTTGTAATAAGGATGCCGTACCAATCACACCGTTCATTGGTGTACGGATCTCATGGCTCATATTTGCTAAAAATTCACTTTTCTTTAAATTAGCATCTTCAGCTTGAAGCTTAGCAACTTCTAGTTCACGATAGTTATGACGAATGCGTATAATGGAAGCATTATAACTTACCATTAAACTAGTGATCTCATCATCAAATGGACGAGGCATTAATTCAAGTGATTGTGGTAGCTTATCATTATCAAACTTACTCACGGCGTCCGATATTTCAGTTAACGGTCTTACCACTATTTTATACACAACAAAAAGAATAAATAATGCCACAATGAAGATTTTTACCGCCTGAGACAATAACAAGAAAATAAACTTATCCCATAATCCCTTATAGATAGGATAGAGATCGGCCTGAATCTTAAGTGTGGCAAGATTAAACGTCTTACTGCCAAAATCTTGCTGCATTGGCCAAGACACTTGATATTGATATTCCGATGATGGTTTTCCTAGTTTAAGGATTGTACCGCTATCATCTTTAATTTCGAGGTAATGAACGCTAGGCAGTTTCATTATCCCTTCTGCCAGCAGCGTTAATTGGTCACGGTCTTCAACCCATAAACTAGCTGTTAAGCTGGACAAATTGCTTTGCTTGATTTGATAAAGCTGAGTTTCTATACCTGATATATCTTCTTTATAATCAAGATAGAGATTCAGACCTGTAATCAGTAATGTAAAAAAAGAACTAATAAGTATTATGGATACAAGCAATTGCCTCGCTATACCTACTTTTTTATTCTGCAACTTCGCTTTCTTCATCCCTAAGCTCACACCTAATTACTAATCGACTAATCTAATAATAGACATTACTATGGAATTACTACTATAAGGAAGTAAAAATGAAACTGTTTATTTCAATAATGTTAACTCTACAGCTTTGCATTACTAGCTTTACAGCTAATGCAGAATCTATCAATTATTATGTCATTGACAAACAAGCAATGCCTTTTCAAATAACAACGGATAGTGAAAAGCATTCGGGCATAGTTTCAGACATCATATCTTGTATATTTATGGATAATTACACTGTTCGTTACCATACCTATCCATTCAACCGTATGATTTCAGAATTGGAAGCTGGGAGAGAGAAAAACTGGGTAACTTTTGGCAGTCCAGGTTGGGGCGGCGTACAAGCAGCAAATTTATCCGATATACCAATTTACACTGTTAGTCATAGTATATTAACCAGCGCTAAATCTGACTTTATTTACCGTGATCTAAAAGACATAAACAAAAAAATTCTTGTATTACTCTATGGTTTTGATTATCCAAACTTACAACCTTTAATTGACAGTGGCGAAATTAAAGAGCTAAGAGTGAAAGATTATGCTGCAGCCTTTCGTATTTTAGACAAAATGCCACAAGACTCTGCCTTTGTTGAAATGACCTCCCGAATTAAATACAACTTAAAAATACAGTCTAGAGATCTAAAACAATATAAGTTACAAGACTTTTCAGCATTAATTCCAAGCTACCCGATTTACTTGGCGCTCGATCCAAAGATGGATAAAGACATTCAAAAATTTATTAACCAGAAATTATCCAACATGTCTGATTCAGGTTCACTAACAGAAATTATTCATCGCTATATCTAACACTATTACACCGATAACAAGTCGTTAAGCTTAATTATCGGTGTAATAGTGTTACGTCCTTGGAAGTCTATTCAGGTGCATCAAATTTAGTCAATAAAACTAGATTCAAACATGTGCCCTAGCTTCTCAGATTTAGTTTTAAGGTAACCTGCATTATGTGGATTATGACCTTCTTGTAACGGCACGCGTTCCGCAATATTGATACCCGCTTTCATTAACGCATTTACCTTACGTGGATTATTGGTCATTAAATTAACTGCATTTATATTCAAGTGACCTAACATTCCTTGGCAAAAAGTATAATCTCGCATATCAGCCGCAAACCCTAGACGTTCATTTGCTTCAACTGTATCCGCGCCATCATCTTGTAGATGGTAAGCTCTAATTTTATTTAACAAACCGATGCCGCGCCCCTCTTGGCGTAAATACAAGATCACACCACTCCCTTTAGCAACAATATTTTGCATGGCTTTTGCTAACTGAAAGCCACAATCACAACGCGCACTGAATAAGGCATCACCAGTCAAACATTCCGAATGTAAACGAATTAATACAGGCTCACTTGGATCAAGCTCACCATAAACTAAAGCTAAGTGCTCTTTACCTGTCGCGTTTTCAATAAAGCCATTCATTTGAAATGTACCGAATTTAGTCGGTAACTTTGCACTATCAACATAAGTGATCAAATTATAAGGTGCTTGCTGAGCTAAATCACAGCGTACATCCATTAATATTCGACCAAGTTCATTGCGTCCGCTACCATCTCCACCGTCACCCCAATAAGTATCTTTATGCGAATGCTCTGTTAATACTTGCTCACCCGTTGCCACAAGTTGATAGGCATAAAATGGATTCTGACGAAATTTTTTCACCACGACATCACGCATGACACTGTCACGTACTTCCATCCAATCTGATTTCACAAATTGCGCATACTCTCGGCTTAAGCTAAAAGCGTCATCAGGTGTCGGTGCTTGACGAATTAAATCTTGTAATTGAAGATCATTGAATTTTTGCGCTTGATAATAATGTTCGCTACTCGGCCATTTAACCCCATCAACCTTGATAGTGGCTAACGCAAAATTTGACAAAAAACCAAAATCATCATTCGGTTCGTAAAATTGTATTTCATCTATCATTTATTTCTATTCCATGAAAATAAAGCTGATTTAACATGAACATACCACAAAAATGGATGAAGAAATGTGAAAATACGCAAATGATAGACATAAAATATGTATATAAGGAATAAAGAGGAATACTCATAGAAGATAGGGGATAACACTGCTATCCCCTTAAAAATTAAGGCGTTAAAATCAAAGGTTTAACCTTAACGCCTACAAGAGTACACGTTATGATTTACTTTTGAAATATTGCTATATTTATTAGCAAATATAACGACCCACATTAACGTCTTTAACCGTCTTTTCTTTCAATCAATAAAGTAAGTAACCTAAATTTTCATGTCCCCATTGCCACCAAATGACACCAGCAATACATGCGTAGATAACCCAAGCCAATAAACCACTCATCATTTTTGGCTGGGCAATCGAACTCACTAATTTATACTCTGCAACGCCTGTTATCATCGCTTTCACTAATGCCTGTTTTTTGAGTTTATAAGCGACGATAGCAACGACATGTAAGCCTATTGCCCAAAGTAATACATCAAAATTCACGCTGTGTAGCCATGTCATAAAGCTAACAGTATCCGCTGTAAAATATTGCGATAATGGGCCTTCTGACAAAATATCATCGCTGGCACTAAGTCCAGTAAATAGCTGGATTATTATTAAGCCTAAAAACAATATAACCATACATGCGCCAGCAGGATTATGACCAAATTTGACTCGATCAAACTTATTTTTATCACTAAGGTAATCGATTAACGCTTTTGGACTTTTTATAAAGTAACTAAACTTGGCAGTATCACTTCCAATAAAACCCCAAATAAAACGCGTTATCCAAAGCCCCAGTAGTGCATAACCAAACAAAAAGTGCCATTCCATTTCGCCATTATCAGCACAGTACCACAATGCAAATAGCAAACTCACTTGTAACCAGTGATAGCCACGAATAAATCCGTCCCAAACTTTAACCTTAACCATACAACCCTCTGCAGATAACGACGACGTAAATACCCAACTAACATTGAGATAGAGGCTATTTTCTAACACTTAACCAGACAATAGCAACAATTACCATTAACATACCTAGAAAATGGTAAATAGTGAAGTTTTCCCCTAACAAAAACACCGCCATTAATGCCGTTAGCACGGGGCCACTGCCACCAACAATCGATGCTTGCTCTGGCCCAACTCTCGCAATGCCCTCACTCATCAAAAACGAAGGGATCACAGTACAGCCAATCGCTAACCACAGTGAGATCCAAAATACCGGCATAGGGATACTAAGATCTTTAATATCATGCGCAACCGAAAAATGAACAAATATCATAAAACTGGCGCCAAACATAGCGATACACGTAAAGACTAAACTGCCTAATTGCTGAATTTTGGTTTTACTCAGTAGCAAATAACAAGCAAACGTAAAGCATGCTGTTAACACCAATAACGAACCCACTATCACTCCCTCACCCTGCTTACCCAAGTCATGATAAAACAGTACAAAAACCCCCGCATAGGCCAAGATAAGCGCACCTATTACTTGTCGGTTAATCCGATTACCCAACACCAACCAGCTGAGGATAACGACGACCGTAGGATAGGTAAATAACACTAATCGCTCTAGCTGTGAGCTAATATAGTGAAGCCCTTGAAGATCAAAATAACTCGACAAGTAATAACCCAAAAGACCAATACCCATCACTGGCATAAACTGTGCTTTTATCGGTAATGATAACGCAGGCGTCTTCCTTAACATCCACACAAATACGGCGATATAAAAAGGCAGCGACAATAGCATTCGGTACGTCATTAACGTAATGCTATCAACCCCATATTGATAAGCGAGTTTAATGAAAATGCCTTTGGTCGAAAACAAACAGGTAGCAAGAAATGCGCACAATAAACCCATTTTATGTGCTGATAGCTTATGACGTAAAGCTGAACGAGTATTACGTTGCTTTGTACTGGTAGTACTGGTGGTGGTATTACTGCTGATAGTAGTCTGTTCCATGACCCCTCCAAGAAAAAAATGAAGGCTAGGAATAAGTAGAGTAAAACAGATAGCAGGCTACATATTCCGTAGCCTCGCCAAAAATTAGTTAGCTGCTACTCTGATTTCCAGAGCAGCCATAAACGTGCCGCATAGTGATGATTAGAATAAATTGTCATATAACCCTCTCGCCACGTTTAAAATTGAATAACCAGTTAACCAACAATAGATAACGTAAGCAAGATAAGAATAATCAGGCCTCTATATTCAATATAATATAATATTTCGCTACGGATAATGACTGACTTGCAGTGTATATCGCTAGAGTAACTTACCGTAACAAGTCAATATTAATGACTGATTAGTTACTAATTACTAATTACTAATAGGGTAACTCTTCATTTTCCACTCACGGATGCCGCCATCCATTGAGATTACGTCTGTATAACCCATGCGTTGGATGAACTCAGCTGATAATGCAGAACGATAACCGCCACCGCAGTACAGTACGATACAGGTATCAAGTGCTGGGTATTTAGCTTCTAAATCACGCTCGATGATGCCACGCCCCATGTATTCAGCGCCGCTAATACGACTTGCAGCCCATTCGCTTTCTTCGCGCACATCAACCAGTACAAATTGCTTACCTTCGTCTTGCCACTCCTTCACGTCATCACAGCTACATTCTTTGACTACTTTACGTGCTTCATTACATAAATCTAAAAATCGTTGACTATGAGCCATGTTGTTATCCTTTCAGTTAAATACCAAGTTTTTACTAAACTACTATTTCATTTTGTATTCTATAATTCAATAACTAAAACATAAAAAACAAAAACCCGCACGAGGCGGGTTTTATGACAGTCCGAAGACCAATACGTTAGTTAGGTTTCCCTAAGGCTTACATCATTGGGTCTTGGTCTGCACCTTCTTTTTCTACCACTGGTGGTAACATCGTTTCGCGGCTTACGCCTAAGCGTAGTGCTAATGCACTTGCTACGTAAATCGAAGAATATGTACCAACCACGATACCAATCAGCAATGCAAGTGCAAAACCGTGGATCAGTGCGCCACCTTTCAGGAATAATGATACTAATACCATTAATGTTGTACCTGACGTGATTAACGTACGTGACAATGTCTGCGTTAATGATACGTCCATGATTTCCACAGAATCATCAGTACGCATACGGCGGAAGTTTTCACGGATACGGTCAAATACCACGATAGTATCATTCAGTGAATAACCAATAACGGTCAATAGCGCCGCTAAAATAGTTAAATCAAATTCAATCTGTAATACCGAGAAGATACCTAACGTGATAATAACGTCATGCGCAAGGGCCAATACAGCACCCGATGCTAAACGCCATTCAAAACGTACACCAACATAAAGCAAGATACAAATTAACGCAGCAAGCAGCGCTAGACCACCTTGCTCTGCTAATTCATCACCAACGTTTGGACCAACAAACTCGATACGACGCATTTCTACGCTCTTATCATAGCCCTGTAACGCAGTGATAATTTGACTACCAAGATGCTTATTATCCAAATCTTCACGTGGAGCAATACGGATCAGGACATCACGACTAGAGCCGAAATGTTGGATCACCGCATCATCAAATCCTTCTGCAGATAACAGCGGACGGATAATCTCAAGATCAGCAGGTTTATCATAACCTACTTCAATCACCGTACCACCAGTGAAATCAAGACCCCAATTAATGCCTTTAATCGCAATAGAAGATATCGATAAAATAACTAACAGCGCTGATAAAATAAACGCGGGCTTCGCCATCTTCATAAAGTGGATCGTGCGTTCTGTTTTAATAATTTCAAACATAATTAATCCCCTTAGATTGAAAGTTTATCGATTTTTTTATTACCCCAAAGGAAATTCACGATCGCACGTGTACCAATGATGGAAGTAAACATAGAAGCAGCAATACCAATTGCTAACGTAATAGCGAAACCTTTAATTGCACCAGTACCAACCGCAAACAAAATGATCGCCGTTAATAGCGTGGTAATGTTGGCATCGGCAATGGTTGATAACGCATTATCATAACCACTATGAATTGCTTGCTGAATGCTTCTGCCTTCTTTCAGCTCTTCACGAATACGTTCAAATACCAGTACGTTCGCATCAACCGCCATACCGATTGTTAATACGATACCGGCAATACCTGGTAGCGTCATTGTCGCGCCAGGAATCATCGACATAATACCAATGATCATGATGATGTTTGCAGATAATGCGACATTGGCAACAATACCAAATTTACGGTAGTAGATAGCCATGAAGATAACAATTGCAATCATGCCATAAATCATCGCAGCTAAGCCGTTTTCAATATTTTGCTTACCTAAGCTAGGACCGATGGTACGTTCTTCAACTATTTGAACTGGCGCAACTAACGCACCTGCACGTAATAATAACGCCAGATTTTTAGCTTCGCTTGCACTGTCTAAACCTGTAATACGGAAGCTACGGCCTAACTGTGCTTGAATTGTCGCCACGTTAATGACTTCTTCAATTTTTTTCAGTTTCGATTTGCCATCAGCAGTTTTCTCACCCGTTGGTTTGTATTCAATGAATACAGTTGCCATTGATGTACCGATTGCTTTCTTCGTCGCACGAGACATTTTACTGCCACCTTGCGAATCAAGATCGATATTAACCTGCGAACGACTAAACTCATCTAAGCTCGATGTTGCACCTGTGATGTGGTTACCAGTTAAGATAACTTGTTTCTTCAGCACAACTGGACGGCCTTCACGCGTGGTGTATTTTTGGCTACCAGCAGGTACTCGGCTGCTGTAAGGGTCTGCTTTATTATCAACTAAACGGAATTCTAACGTTGCCGTTGCGCCTAAAATCTCTTTCGCACCAGCAGTATCCTGAACACCCGGTAATTCAACTACAATGCGGTCTGCACCTTGACGCTGTACAAGCGGTTCAGCAACACCTAATTGGTTTACACGGTTACGGATAATAGTGATGTTTTGTTGAAGGGCATATTCTTTGATTTCGGCAAGTTTAGCTTCTGACATTTTTGCCGTTAGACTAAATTGACCATTATTTTCACTGTCACTTAACAGTAGGTCTGCATATTTAGACTTAAGGAATTTTTCTGCTTTATCGCGTGTTTCAAGATCACGAAAACGTGCTGTAACACCGTTACTGTTTTTACGTATTGCAGTATAACGCAGTTTTTCTTCACGTAAATCGGTACGGAAATCTTGCAACATTTGATCTTGTGCTTTCACTAACGCTTCTTGCATATCAACTTCGAGTAAGAAGTGAACACCACCACGTAAGTCCAGACCCAGTTTTAGTGGTCCAGCACCAACGGCTTGTAACCATTCAGGCGTAGCAGGTGCAAGGTTTAAAGCAACAATAAATGTCTGACCAAGTTGTTCTTTTAAGATTTCACTAGCAAGGAGTTGTTGTTCGCTGTCATTTAAACGAATTAACACTTGGTTTTTTTCTAATGAAACACTTTTATAACTGATTTCTTGTTTATCGAGTTCTGCTTTAACTTTATCTAGTGTTGATACTTCAATAACAGCACCACGTGCAGCAGAGACTTGAACAGCGGGGTCTTCCCCGTATAGATTCGGTGTGGCATAGAGTAAACAAATGGCGATCGTAGCGATCACCATTAGATACTTCCACAGAGGATATTTGTTTAACACAATATTACCTTACTGGGATACGGAAAAGATTAAAGCGACTTCATGCTGCCTTTTGGTAATACAGCGGCAATGTAATCACGCTTAATAGTAACGTTAGTTGCTTCAGCAATACTGATCACAACATAATCATTACCATCAGAAATTTTTGTGATCTTACCTACGATGCCACCAACAGTAAGTACTTCTTCACCTTTTGACAACGATGACATTAGGTTCTTCTGCTCTTTTTGACGTTTCGCTTGTGGGCGGTAGATCATGAAGTAAAAGATCACACCGAAAATACCTAACATGATCAACATTTCGTAACCACCACCAGCTGGAGCAGAAACACCTTCAGCAGCAACTGCATTTGCAATGAAAAGACTCATTTTTATTTTCCTTTATAAATATTAGACATAGATATGATAAACCAATCACATTACATTACTACTAATGAGAAAGGTTTACCAAACTTTGATCGACAATCAGATTAGTGTTTGCTTAATAATTAAGCGTCAGACTTCGCTAAAGGTGGCACTTCACGGCCTTGTTTAGTATAGAAGTCTGTAACAAACGCTTCAAACGTATCAGAATCAATCGCGTCACGGATACCTTGCATCAGGTTTTGGTAGTAACGCAAGTTATGCATTGTATTTAAACGCGCACCTAAAATTTCGTTACATTTGTCTAAATGGTTCAGGTATGAACGCGAGTAATTCTTACATGTGTAGCAATCACATTCAGGATCAAGTGTACTGGTATCTGTTTTATGCTTGGCATTACGGATCTTGATTACACCTTCACTTGTGAACAAGTGACCATTACGTGCATTACGTGTTGGCATTACACAGTCAAACATATCCACACCGCGACGAACACCTTCAATCAAATCTTCAGGTTTACCAACGCCCATTAGGTAGCGTGGCTTATCTTCTGGGATTTGTGGGCAAGTGTGCTCCAGAATACGGTGCATATCTTCTTTTGGCTCACCAACAGCTAGGCCGCCAACGGCATAACCGTCAAAACCAATGTCTAATAAGCCTTTTACTGAAATATCACGTAAGTGCTCGTAAACACCACCTTGAATAATACCAAACAAGTTATTTTTGTTTTCTAATTTATCAAAATGATCACGTGAGCGTTGTGCCCAGCGTAACGACATACGCATTGATTTTTCAGCTTCAGATTCTGTCGCTGGATATGGCGTACATTCATCAAAAATCATGACCACGTCAGAACCCAAGTCATCTTGGATTTCCATTGAAGTTTCTGGATCTAAAAAGATCTTACTGCCGTTTACTGGATGACGGAAATGCACACCCGCTTCTGTGATTTTACGCATTTTACCTAGGCTGAATACTTGGAAACCGCCTGAATCCGTCAGGATAGGACCCTGCCAGTTCATAAAGTTATGTAAACCACCGTGTTGCTTCATTACTTCCTGACCAGGACGTAACCACAGGTGGAAGGTATTACCTAAAAGAATATCAGCGCCGGTTGCGTCAACTTCTTCTGGTGTCATACCTTTAACCGTACCGTAAGTACCTACTGGCATGAATGCAGGAGTTTCAACAACACCACGTTCAAAGATTAAGCGTCCACGACGTGCGTTACCAGTTGTTTTATCTAATTCGTACTTTAACTTCATATAAACCTCAAGTCAGAGAAACAGTCTGACATTACTTCTCTCAAAAATTCAAACAACGTACTTCAATAGCAATTGTTTATCGTTAACAAACTAGCCGTGAATAGATACACATCAACTCACGGCTAATTGAATTTATTTTGCCGTTTGTTTAGTGACAAACATGGCGTCGCCATAACTGAAGAAACGGTATTTTTCAGCAATAGCATGTTGATAAGCGGCCATCACATGGTCATAACCAGCAAATGCAGATAACAACATAATCAACGTTGATTCAGGTAAGTGGAAATTAGTGACCATAGCATCAACAAGTTGGAACTCGTAACCAGGGTAAATAAAGATTTCAGTGTCATCAAAGAATGGCGCTAGCGGTAAGCCTTTTGCCATTGTTGCTTGCGCTGCACTTTCTAAAGAACGCACTGACGTTGTACCCACAGCTATCACACGACCGCCGTTCGCTTTTGTTTCTGCAATTTTAGCGACAACGTCTTCAGAAACTTCGGCATACTCAGAGTGCATATGATGATCTAAGATATTATCCACACGTACTGGCTGGAAAGTACCCGCGCCAACGTGCAGCGTCACAAACGCCGTGTTTACACCTTTCTTAGCAAGTTCTGCTAACAATGGTTCATCAAAGTGTAAGCCCGCTGTTGGCGCCGCAACAGCACCCGGTTTTTCATTATAGACCGTTTGATAGCGTTCTTTATCTGAATCTTCGTCAGGACGATCGATATAAGGCGGCAATGGCATATGACCAATGTCTTCCAATATTTCTAATACATGACGTTCATCTAAAAATTTAAGTTCAAATAACGCATCGTGGCGCGCAACCATCTCGGCATTCACAGAGCCTTCTAAGATGAGTTGAGCACCTACTTTAGGTGACTTAGAAGAACGCACATGCGCAAGTACAGAGCTGTCACTAATAACGCGTTCAACAAGCACTTCAATTTTACCACCTGAAGCTTTTTGACCGTACATACGCGCAGGAATAACACGCGTATTATTAAATACCATCAGATCGCCAGCTTCAACTAAATCGAGAATGTCAGCAAACTGCTTATCAGCCAGCTCGCCACTATTACCATTTAGTTGGAGTAGACGGCTTGAACGGCGATCCGCTTTCGGATAACGGGCAATTAACTCGTCA
This Moritella sp. 5 DNA region includes the following protein-coding sequences:
- a CDS encoding rhodanese-like domain-containing protein produces the protein MAHSQRFLDLCNEARKVVKECSCDDVKEWQDEGKQFVLVDVREESEWAASRISGAEYMGRGIIERDLEAKYPALDTCIVLYCGGGYRSALSAEFIQRMGYTDVISMDGGIREWKMKSYPISN
- the secD gene encoding protein translocase subunit SecD produces the protein MLNKYPLWKYLMVIATIAICLLYATPNLYGEDPAVQVSAARGAVIEVSTLDKVKAELDKQEISYKSVSLEKNQVLIRLNDSEQQLLASEILKEQLGQTFIVALNLAPATPEWLQAVGAGPLKLGLDLRGGVHFLLEVDMQEALVKAQDQMLQDFRTDLREEKLRYTAIRKNSNGVTARFRDLETRDKAEKFLKSKYADLLLSDSENNGQFSLTAKMSEAKLAEIKEYALQQNITIIRNRVNQLGVAEPLVQRQGADRIVVELPGVQDTAGAKEILGATATLEFRLVDNKADPYSSRVPAGSQKYTTREGRPVVLKKQVILTGNHITGATSSLDEFSRSQVNIDLDSQGGSKMSRATKKAIGTSMATVFIEYKPTGEKTADGKSKLKKIEEVINVATIQAQLGRSFRITGLDSASEAKNLALLLRAGALVAPVQIVEERTIGPSLGKQNIENGLAAMIYGMIAIVIFMAIYYRKFGIVANVALSANIIMIIGIMSMIPGATMTLPGIAGIVLTIGMAVDANVLVFERIREELKEGRSIQQAIHSGYDNALSTIADANITTLLTAIILFAVGTGAIKGFAITLAIGIAASMFTSIIGTRAIVNFLWGNKKIDKLSI
- the queA gene encoding tRNA preQ1(34) S-adenosylmethionine ribosyltransferase-isomerase QueA; amino-acid sequence: MQVSDFNFSLPDELIARYPKADRRSSRLLQLNGNSGELADKQFADILDLVEAGDLMVFNNTRVIPARMYGQKASGGKIEVLVERVISDSSVLAHVRSSKSPKVGAQLILEGSVNAEMVARHDALFELKFLDERHVLEILEDIGHMPLPPYIDRPDEDSDKERYQTVYNEKPGAVAAPTAGLHFDEPLLAELAKKGVNTAFVTLHVGAGTFQPVRVDNILDHHMHSEYAEVSEDVVAKIAETKANGGRVIAVGTTSVRSLESAAQATMAKGLPLAPFFDDTEIFIYPGYEFQLVDAMVTNFHLPESTLIMLLSAFAGYDHVMAAYQHAIAEKYRFFSYGDAMFVTKQTAK
- the tgt gene encoding tRNA guanosine(34) transglycosylase Tgt translates to MKLKYELDKTTGNARRGRLIFERGVVETPAFMPVGTYGTVKGMTPEEVDATGADILLGNTFHLWLRPGQEVMKQHGGLHNFMNWQGPILTDSGGFQVFSLGKMRKITEAGVHFRHPVNGSKIFLDPETSMEIQDDLGSDVVMIFDECTPYPATESEAEKSMRMSLRWAQRSRDHFDKLENKNNLFGIIQGGVYEHLRDISVKGLLDIGFDGYAVGGLAVGEPKEDMHRILEHTCPQIPEDKPRYLMGVGKPEDLIEGVRRGVDMFDCVMPTRNARNGHLFTSEGVIKIRNAKHKTDTSTLDPECDCYTCKNYSRSYLNHLDKCNEILGARLNTMHNLRYYQNLMQGIRDAIDSDTFEAFVTDFYTKQGREVPPLAKSDA
- the secF gene encoding protein translocase subunit SecF — translated: MFEIIKTERTIHFMKMAKPAFILSALLVILSISSIAIKGINWGLDFTGGTVIEVGYDKPADLEIIRPLLSAEGFDDAVIQHFGSSRDVLIRIAPREDLDNKHLGSQIITALQGYDKSVEMRRIEFVGPNVGDELAEQGGLALLAALICILLYVGVRFEWRLASGAVLALAHDVIITLGIFSVLQIEFDLTILAALLTVIGYSLNDTIVVFDRIRENFRRMRTDDSVEIMDVSLTQTLSRTLITSGTTLMVLVSLFLKGGALIHGFALALLIGIVVGTYSSIYVASALALRLGVSRETMLPPVVEKEGADQDPMM
- the yajC gene encoding preprotein translocase subunit YajC gives rise to the protein MSLFIANAVAAEGVSAPAGGGYEMLIMLGIFGVIFYFMIYRPQAKRQKEQKNLMSSLSKGEEVLTVGGIVGKITKISDGNDYVVISIAEATNVTIKRDYIAAVLPKGSMKSL